A single region of the Neodiprion pinetum isolate iyNeoPine1 chromosome 5, iyNeoPine1.2, whole genome shotgun sequence genome encodes:
- the LOC124219020 gene encoding transforming growth factor-beta-induced protein ig-h3 isoform X1 — protein MNVITFLLTVGVVSANPSIPWWNIKAAQEQGPNVCVVEQVPGTNRNYYTECKYWRPRTICGNETIIKYECCEGYEMVPGQLGCTGVSPLTDVVETARNAGAGKFADFLEKTGVATELKQGLTVTLFAPSDEAFDAYVKTYGAIKPEKITSEKYRKLAMHHFVDRKLLSDQWGADKLIDSKLSRHKIRINKYSNGMETVNCELIMRKNQQATNGVVHIIDGVLIPDRYKNMGIVEAIIADGRFNVLAKALNNTNSIVERIKNSDVPHTFFAPSDEAFQKIPWSRWRKILEDKDTLEAFLANHVISHVVCLSGVISEHHAKTLGPQRLTLDCTSRGRSLEGQRLRQDFLHGLDGLVYLIDDVLLPDRAKTVTELAKDEKLGTFMQVVKNAGLEDALENFDSYTLLAPSEAAIYSAIPDAELKHMETDREKAKEFVLNHAVFGKHTTDSIYDNQVVMSLDEKTPLRFQVYRGSVGIEDAVIEKADKQGSNGVLHVINKVLRTNNNSLDDVLKTNGNFSIWLQAMDKLLEIQPAEFQEFIRPSESTVAYTYFVPSDRAFKQLDQAKLDRLMNDSTYLTKTLKNHVVNNMMVSGGFQRDLRYAVKTEQSTVDIVKKNDTIMVNDARIIRCDMLSRNGVAHEINKVLLPENSPHPRRYLRRNRGSRRADRTRLLSSRSDTLRSRDIITNEQQ, from the exons ATGAatgtaattacatttttattaacGGTTGGCGTGGTTTCTGCCAATCCCAGTATACCCTGGTGGAACATCAAAGCTGCTCAAGAACAAGG accGAACGTTTGCGTCGTGGAACAAGTTCCTGGTACCAATAGGAACTATTATACCGAGTGCAAGTATTGGCGACCAAGAACAATCTGTGGCAATGAAAC GATTATCAAGTACGAGTGTTGTGAGGGATATGAGATGGTGCCAGGCCAATTGGGATGTACAGGAG TATCGCCATTGACGGATGTCGTGGAAACAGCGAGAAATGCTGGTGCTGGAAAGTTTGCggattttttagaaaaaaccGGAGTGGCTACGGAACTTAAACAAGGACTAACGGTGACGCTATTTGCTCCTAGTGATGAAGCTTTCGAC GCTTATGTTAAAACATACGGAGCCATCAAACCGGAGAAAATCACGTcagaaaaatacagaaaactGGCAATGCACCATTTTGTCGATAGAAAACTTTTGTCTGATCAGTGGGGAGCTGATAAATTAATCGACTCGAAATTATCCAGGCACAAAATACGCatcaacaaatattcaaacGGC ATGGAGACTGTGAACTGCGAGTTAATTATGCGAAAAAATCAGCAAGCTACGAATGGAGTTGTTCATATCATCGACGGTGTTCTTATACCAGatcgatataaaaatatggGCATTGTCGAGGCGATTATTGCTGATGGAAGATTCAATGTACTTGCCAAGGCTCTGAATAATACCAACTCCATCGTCGAACGTATTAAAAACAGTGATGTGCCCCATACATTCTTTGCGCCAAGTGATGAAGcgtttcaaaaaataccaTGGAGTCGCTGGAGAAAGATTCTTGAGGACAAGGATACTTTGGAAG CTTTTCTTGCCAACCATGTAATATCCCACGTTGTTTGCCTCTCTGGAGTTATTTCGGAACATCATGCCAAAACCCTTGGCCCACAGAGACTTACTTTGGATTGTACTTCGCGTGGGCGATCGCTTGAAGGCCAAAGGTTGAGGCAGGACTTTTTGCATGGTCTGGATGGACTTGTTTACCTCATCGACGACGTACTTTTGCCCGACAGAG CCAAAACTGTCACAGAGTTAGCCAAAGACGAAAAGCTCGGTACTTTTATGCAAGTGGTAAAAAATGCTGGATTAGAGGACGctttagaaaattttgactCTTACACTCTGTTGGCACCCTCTGAAGCGGCGATttatt CAGCGATACCTGACGCAGAATTGAAGCACATGGAAACAGATCGCGAAAAGGCGAAGGAATTTGTTCTCAATCATGCTGTTTTTGGCAAACATACCACAGATTCTATTTACGATAATCAG gtGGTGATGAGTCTTGATGAAAAGACACCACTGCGTTTTCAAGTTTATCGCGGTAGCGTGGGTATCGAGGATGCAGTGATAGAAAAGGCAGACAAACAGGGGAGCAATGGAGTTTTGCACGTGATTAATAAAGTTCTTCGAACCAATAACAATTCACTGGACGATGTGTTAAAAACAAATGGAAATTTCAG TATTTGGCTACAAGCAATGGACAAACTTCTAGAAATTCAGCCAGCAGAGTTTCAGGAATTCATACGGCCGTCGGAGTCCACCGTAGCCTACACTTACTTTGTGCCATCAGACAGAGCATTCAAACAGTTGGATCAGGCCAAGCTGGACCGATTGATGAACGATTCCACATATTTAACTaag aCTTTAAAGAATCACGTTGTGAATAATATGATGGTTTCGGGAGGATTCCAACGAGATCTTCGGTATGCCGTTAAGACAGAGCAGAGCACAGTTGacatagtaaaaaaaaacgacacaaTAATG GTTAATGACGCCAGAATTATTAGGTGCGATATGTTGAGTCGAAACGGAGTTGCACACGAGATAAACAAGGTCCTGCTACCCGAAAATAGTCCGCACCCTCGCCGATACTTGCGAAGAAATCGTGGATCACGACGCGCGGATAGGACACGACTATTATCCTCGCGTTCCGATACTCTACGTAGTCGTGATATTATAACTAACGAACAACAATGA
- the LOC124219020 gene encoding transforming growth factor-beta-induced protein ig-h3 isoform X2 encodes MNVITFLLTVGVVSANPSIPWWNIKAAQEQGPNVCVVEQVPGTNRNYYTECKYWRPRTICGNETIIKYECCEGYEMVPGQLGCTGVSPLTDVVETARNAGAGKFADFLEKTGVATELKQGLTVTLFAPSDEAFDAYVKTYGAIKPEKITSEKYRKLAMHHFVDRKLLSDQWGADKLIDSKLSRHKIRINKYSNGMETVNCELIMRKNQQATNGVVHIIDGVLIPDRYKNMGIVEAIIADGRFNVLAKALNNTNSIVERIKNSDVPHTFFAPSDEAFQKIPWSRWRKILEDKDTLEAFLANHVISHVVCLSGVISEHHAKTLGPQRLTLDCTSRGRSLEGQRLRQDFLHGLDGLVYLIDDVLLPDRAKTVTELAKDEKLGTFMQVVKNAGLEDALENFDSYTLLAPSEAAIYSIPDAELKHMETDREKAKEFVLNHAVFGKHTTDSIYDNQVVMSLDEKTPLRFQVYRGSVGIEDAVIEKADKQGSNGVLHVINKVLRTNNNSLDDVLKTNGNFSIWLQAMDKLLEIQPAEFQEFIRPSESTVAYTYFVPSDRAFKQLDQAKLDRLMNDSTYLTKTLKNHVVNNMMVSGGFQRDLRYAVKTEQSTVDIVKKNDTIMVNDARIIRCDMLSRNGVAHEINKVLLPENSPHPRRYLRRNRGSRRADRTRLLSSRSDTLRSRDIITNEQQ; translated from the exons ATGAatgtaattacatttttattaacGGTTGGCGTGGTTTCTGCCAATCCCAGTATACCCTGGTGGAACATCAAAGCTGCTCAAGAACAAGG accGAACGTTTGCGTCGTGGAACAAGTTCCTGGTACCAATAGGAACTATTATACCGAGTGCAAGTATTGGCGACCAAGAACAATCTGTGGCAATGAAAC GATTATCAAGTACGAGTGTTGTGAGGGATATGAGATGGTGCCAGGCCAATTGGGATGTACAGGAG TATCGCCATTGACGGATGTCGTGGAAACAGCGAGAAATGCTGGTGCTGGAAAGTTTGCggattttttagaaaaaaccGGAGTGGCTACGGAACTTAAACAAGGACTAACGGTGACGCTATTTGCTCCTAGTGATGAAGCTTTCGAC GCTTATGTTAAAACATACGGAGCCATCAAACCGGAGAAAATCACGTcagaaaaatacagaaaactGGCAATGCACCATTTTGTCGATAGAAAACTTTTGTCTGATCAGTGGGGAGCTGATAAATTAATCGACTCGAAATTATCCAGGCACAAAATACGCatcaacaaatattcaaacGGC ATGGAGACTGTGAACTGCGAGTTAATTATGCGAAAAAATCAGCAAGCTACGAATGGAGTTGTTCATATCATCGACGGTGTTCTTATACCAGatcgatataaaaatatggGCATTGTCGAGGCGATTATTGCTGATGGAAGATTCAATGTACTTGCCAAGGCTCTGAATAATACCAACTCCATCGTCGAACGTATTAAAAACAGTGATGTGCCCCATACATTCTTTGCGCCAAGTGATGAAGcgtttcaaaaaataccaTGGAGTCGCTGGAGAAAGATTCTTGAGGACAAGGATACTTTGGAAG CTTTTCTTGCCAACCATGTAATATCCCACGTTGTTTGCCTCTCTGGAGTTATTTCGGAACATCATGCCAAAACCCTTGGCCCACAGAGACTTACTTTGGATTGTACTTCGCGTGGGCGATCGCTTGAAGGCCAAAGGTTGAGGCAGGACTTTTTGCATGGTCTGGATGGACTTGTTTACCTCATCGACGACGTACTTTTGCCCGACAGAG CCAAAACTGTCACAGAGTTAGCCAAAGACGAAAAGCTCGGTACTTTTATGCAAGTGGTAAAAAATGCTGGATTAGAGGACGctttagaaaattttgactCTTACACTCTGTTGGCACCCTCTGAAGCGGCGATttatt CGATACCTGACGCAGAATTGAAGCACATGGAAACAGATCGCGAAAAGGCGAAGGAATTTGTTCTCAATCATGCTGTTTTTGGCAAACATACCACAGATTCTATTTACGATAATCAG gtGGTGATGAGTCTTGATGAAAAGACACCACTGCGTTTTCAAGTTTATCGCGGTAGCGTGGGTATCGAGGATGCAGTGATAGAAAAGGCAGACAAACAGGGGAGCAATGGAGTTTTGCACGTGATTAATAAAGTTCTTCGAACCAATAACAATTCACTGGACGATGTGTTAAAAACAAATGGAAATTTCAG TATTTGGCTACAAGCAATGGACAAACTTCTAGAAATTCAGCCAGCAGAGTTTCAGGAATTCATACGGCCGTCGGAGTCCACCGTAGCCTACACTTACTTTGTGCCATCAGACAGAGCATTCAAACAGTTGGATCAGGCCAAGCTGGACCGATTGATGAACGATTCCACATATTTAACTaag aCTTTAAAGAATCACGTTGTGAATAATATGATGGTTTCGGGAGGATTCCAACGAGATCTTCGGTATGCCGTTAAGACAGAGCAGAGCACAGTTGacatagtaaaaaaaaacgacacaaTAATG GTTAATGACGCCAGAATTATTAGGTGCGATATGTTGAGTCGAAACGGAGTTGCACACGAGATAAACAAGGTCCTGCTACCCGAAAATAGTCCGCACCCTCGCCGATACTTGCGAAGAAATCGTGGATCACGACGCGCGGATAGGACACGACTATTATCCTCGCGTTCCGATACTCTACGTAGTCGTGATATTATAACTAACGAACAACAATGA
- the LOC124219020 gene encoding transforming growth factor-beta-induced protein ig-h3 isoform X3: MVPGQLGCTGVSPLTDVVETARNAGAGKFADFLEKTGVATELKQGLTVTLFAPSDEAFDAYVKTYGAIKPEKITSEKYRKLAMHHFVDRKLLSDQWGADKLIDSKLSRHKIRINKYSNGMETVNCELIMRKNQQATNGVVHIIDGVLIPDRYKNMGIVEAIIADGRFNVLAKALNNTNSIVERIKNSDVPHTFFAPSDEAFQKIPWSRWRKILEDKDTLEAFLANHVISHVVCLSGVISEHHAKTLGPQRLTLDCTSRGRSLEGQRLRQDFLHGLDGLVYLIDDVLLPDRAKTVTELAKDEKLGTFMQVVKNAGLEDALENFDSYTLLAPSEAAIYSAIPDAELKHMETDREKAKEFVLNHAVFGKHTTDSIYDNQVVMSLDEKTPLRFQVYRGSVGIEDAVIEKADKQGSNGVLHVINKVLRTNNNSLDDVLKTNGNFSIWLQAMDKLLEIQPAEFQEFIRPSESTVAYTYFVPSDRAFKQLDQAKLDRLMNDSTYLTKTLKNHVVNNMMVSGGFQRDLRYAVKTEQSTVDIVKKNDTIMVNDARIIRCDMLSRNGVAHEINKVLLPENSPHPRRYLRRNRGSRRADRTRLLSSRSDTLRSRDIITNEQQ, encoded by the exons ATGGTGCCAGGCCAATTGGGATGTACAGGAG TATCGCCATTGACGGATGTCGTGGAAACAGCGAGAAATGCTGGTGCTGGAAAGTTTGCggattttttagaaaaaaccGGAGTGGCTACGGAACTTAAACAAGGACTAACGGTGACGCTATTTGCTCCTAGTGATGAAGCTTTCGAC GCTTATGTTAAAACATACGGAGCCATCAAACCGGAGAAAATCACGTcagaaaaatacagaaaactGGCAATGCACCATTTTGTCGATAGAAAACTTTTGTCTGATCAGTGGGGAGCTGATAAATTAATCGACTCGAAATTATCCAGGCACAAAATACGCatcaacaaatattcaaacGGC ATGGAGACTGTGAACTGCGAGTTAATTATGCGAAAAAATCAGCAAGCTACGAATGGAGTTGTTCATATCATCGACGGTGTTCTTATACCAGatcgatataaaaatatggGCATTGTCGAGGCGATTATTGCTGATGGAAGATTCAATGTACTTGCCAAGGCTCTGAATAATACCAACTCCATCGTCGAACGTATTAAAAACAGTGATGTGCCCCATACATTCTTTGCGCCAAGTGATGAAGcgtttcaaaaaataccaTGGAGTCGCTGGAGAAAGATTCTTGAGGACAAGGATACTTTGGAAG CTTTTCTTGCCAACCATGTAATATCCCACGTTGTTTGCCTCTCTGGAGTTATTTCGGAACATCATGCCAAAACCCTTGGCCCACAGAGACTTACTTTGGATTGTACTTCGCGTGGGCGATCGCTTGAAGGCCAAAGGTTGAGGCAGGACTTTTTGCATGGTCTGGATGGACTTGTTTACCTCATCGACGACGTACTTTTGCCCGACAGAG CCAAAACTGTCACAGAGTTAGCCAAAGACGAAAAGCTCGGTACTTTTATGCAAGTGGTAAAAAATGCTGGATTAGAGGACGctttagaaaattttgactCTTACACTCTGTTGGCACCCTCTGAAGCGGCGATttatt CAGCGATACCTGACGCAGAATTGAAGCACATGGAAACAGATCGCGAAAAGGCGAAGGAATTTGTTCTCAATCATGCTGTTTTTGGCAAACATACCACAGATTCTATTTACGATAATCAG gtGGTGATGAGTCTTGATGAAAAGACACCACTGCGTTTTCAAGTTTATCGCGGTAGCGTGGGTATCGAGGATGCAGTGATAGAAAAGGCAGACAAACAGGGGAGCAATGGAGTTTTGCACGTGATTAATAAAGTTCTTCGAACCAATAACAATTCACTGGACGATGTGTTAAAAACAAATGGAAATTTCAG TATTTGGCTACAAGCAATGGACAAACTTCTAGAAATTCAGCCAGCAGAGTTTCAGGAATTCATACGGCCGTCGGAGTCCACCGTAGCCTACACTTACTTTGTGCCATCAGACAGAGCATTCAAACAGTTGGATCAGGCCAAGCTGGACCGATTGATGAACGATTCCACATATTTAACTaag aCTTTAAAGAATCACGTTGTGAATAATATGATGGTTTCGGGAGGATTCCAACGAGATCTTCGGTATGCCGTTAAGACAGAGCAGAGCACAGTTGacatagtaaaaaaaaacgacacaaTAATG GTTAATGACGCCAGAATTATTAGGTGCGATATGTTGAGTCGAAACGGAGTTGCACACGAGATAAACAAGGTCCTGCTACCCGAAAATAGTCCGCACCCTCGCCGATACTTGCGAAGAAATCGTGGATCACGACGCGCGGATAGGACACGACTATTATCCTCGCGTTCCGATACTCTACGTAGTCGTGATATTATAACTAACGAACAACAATGA
- the LOC124219021 gene encoding excitatory amino acid transporter 2, which produces MTSVETENNGDPKNDNAENKTVPHVRDIEVQTKSTEDDLQNNYCDDTDSGGNDRRESGRGPLDRLQVVVEWTSKNMLLVLTIAGILFGLAFGFLGRLANFSPPSIMIVSFPGEILMRLLKMFILPLIVSSLIAGMAQLDSKSSGRMGFRVLSYYMGTTFLATIVGIVMVLMINPGDPSIRTSIPKLEANVVTKISTLDAILDILRNMVPENLIQACFQQAQTIYKEESPMIFDPHLEKNFGKNRVFKPTLVYRDGTNVMGMIMFCLAFGLLAGQMGAKGRLMVDFFVVLNEITMKLVGAVMWYSPFGIACLIAGKIMSIENLSATAEMLGLYMATVIVALIIHAVVTLPLIFWLFTRSNPAVFFRGMMQAWVTALGTASSAATLPVTFRCLEENNKIDPRVTRFVVSVGATVNMDGTALYEAVAAIFIAQMNGIPLGMGEIITVSITATLASVGAASIPSSALITMLLVLTALGLPTDDVSLLFTVDWILDRIRTSINVLGDGYGAGIVYHLSKTELEKMDVERKLDNLETGIAPGTEEIFSSKGLLLDSAGSVEIHM; this is translated from the exons ATGACATCTGTGGAAACAGAGAACAACGGTGACCCAAAAAATGATAACGCAGAGAATAAGACTGT ACCCCATGTTAGAGACATCGAAGTACAGACGAAGAGCACCGAGGAcgatttacaaaataattactgCGACGACACGGACAGTGGTGGCAATGATCGACGTGAATCCGGACGAGGACCTCTCGACAGGTTGCAAGTG GTAGTGGAATGGACTAGCAAAAACATGCTCCTGGTCCTTACCATTGCTGGAATCCTGTTCGGCCTTGCATTCGGATTTCTCGGCCGCTTGGCTAATTTTTCACCGCCGTCTATAATGATTGTTAGTTTTCCAGGAGAGATTTTGATGAGACTTCTGAAGATGTTCATTTTGCCATTGATAGTATCGTCGCTGATAGCTG GTATGGCCCAACTCGATTCCAAGAGTTCTGGACGAATGGGTTTTAGAGTGCTATCCTATTACATGGGTACGACTTTCCTGGCCACAATTGTTGGCATAGTAATGGTCCTGATGATAAATCCAGGCGATCCCAGCATCAGAACCAGTATTCCAAAGCTAGAGGCTAATGTCGTGACTAAAATATCAACCCTGGATGCTATATTGGATatattgag gAATATGGTGCCGGAGAACCTCATACAAGCTTGCTTCCAACAAGCGCAGACAATTTACAAAGAAGAAAGTCCCATGATTTTTGATCCGCATCTAGAAAAGAATTTTGGCAAGAATCGCGTATTCAAGCCAACATTGGTGTACAGGGATGGTACTAACGTTATGGGAATGATAATGTTCTGCCTTGCATTTGGGCTTCTCGCTGGTCAGATGGGAGCTAAGGGTCGGCTAATGGTAGATTTCTTTGTTGTTCTCAATGAGATAACAATGAAACTAGTGGGGGCTGTTATGTG GTACTCGCCATTCGGTATCGCGTGTCTCATAGCTGGGAAAATCATGTCGATAGAGAATTTATCAGCAACAGCAGAGATGCTCGGTCTCTACATGGCCACAGTTATCGTGGCTCTGATAATACATGCAGTAGTCACACTTCCACTGATATTTTGGTTGTTTACACGCTCCAATCCAGCTGTGTTCTTCCGGGGTATGATGCAAGCGTGGGTCACAGCACTTGGAACAGCATCCAG CGCAGCAACACTGCCTGTGACGTTTCGCTGTCTGGaggaaaacaacaaaattgatCCAAGAGTCACTCGGTTCGTGGTATCTGTAGGCGCCACTGTCAACATGGATGGCACGGCACTGTACGAAGCTGTGGCCGCGATATTCATCGCACAAATGAATGGCATCCCATTAGGTATGGGGGAAATAATCACAGTGAG cATAACGGCAACTTTAGCAAGTGTTGGTGCTGCGAGTATACCCAGTTCTGCCTTGATAACAATGCTCCTCGTCCTTACAGCCCTCGGGCTACCAACCGATGACGTATCTCTGCTTTTTACCGTCGACTGGATACT GGATCGAATAAGGACATCCATCAATGTCCTGGGTGATGGTTATGGTGCAGGAATCGTTTACCATCTCAGTAAGACGGAACTGGAGAAAATGGATGTGGAGAGAAAATTGGACAACCTTGAAACTGGGATTGCTCCGGGAaccgaagaaattttttcctccaaaGGTTTACTCCTCGATTCTGCAGGAAGTGTGGAGATCCATATGTAA
- the EMC6 gene encoding ER membrane protein complex subunit 6: MSTKVRTKQEKTGEVVAYSEGAVRNNSAVVEYCRISMAALSGSTAGLLGLTGLYGFGFYIFAVVGLWALLMMKTGGQWKKYFISRQSLLTNGFFGGLFTYVLFWTFLFGMVHVY; the protein is encoded by the exons ATGTCTACGAAAGTAAGAACAAAGCAAGAGAAAACCGGCG AGGTGGTCGCTTACAGTGAGGGAGCGGTTAGAAATAATTCAGCTGTCGTCGAATACTGCAGGATATCCATGGCTGCGTTATCTGGAAGTACGGCTGGACTCTTGGGTCTGACTGGACTCTATGGTTTTGGATTTTATATATTCGCTGTAGTTGGGTTATGG GCGCTGCTTATGATGAAAACTGGTGGGCAATGGAAAAAGTATTTCATAAGTAGACAAAGTTTGCTAACAAATGGATTTTTTGGTGGGCTATTT ACGTACGTGTTGTTCTGGAC ATTCCTTTTCGGCATGGTGCATGTCTACTGA
- the Cdc37 gene encoding hsp90 co-chaperone Cdc37 encodes MVDYSKWKNIEISDDEDDTHPNIDTPSLFRWRHQARLERMQEQRAEQEKHEREKEEIARKLKEAEEKLSKVEKGEEKDQQDLTSVKKALEELKMKESEILHKEEELKKKEKLQPWNVDTIAQPGFTKTVINTKPARKEDESNLPDEEKENRMKQFVKRNEKTLKEFGMLRRYDDSKKYLQDHPDLVCENTANYLVIWCINLEMEEKHDLMEHVAHQCICMQYILELSKQLDVDPRACVGSFFSRIQIAEVEYKNSFDDELKSFKERIRKRAAEKVAEALKEAEEEERKSRLGPGGLDPVQVFQELPEALQKCFEAQDIPLLQQTIASMPEEEARYHMKRCIDSGLWVPDAKAAKEQQEEEEAIGTPDPE; translated from the exons ATGGTCGATTACAGCAAGTGGAAAAACATAGAG ATATCTGATGACGAAGATGACACCCATCCCAATATCGATACTCCGTCACTGTTTAGGTGGCGGCATCAGGCTAGATTGGAAAGGATGCAGGAACAAAGAGCAGAACAGGAGAAgcatgaaagagaaaaagagga AATTGCGCGAAAGTTGAAAGAGGCGGAGGAAAAGTTGAGCAAGGTAGAAAAGGGTGAGGAAAAGGACCAGCAAGACCTGACATCTGTTAAAAAGGCATTGGAAGAGCTTAAAATGAAAGAGTCTGAGATATTGCACAAGGAAGAAGAAttaaagaagaaggaaaagttACAACCTTGGAATGTGGATACAATTGCCCAACCAGGTTTTACAAAGACGGTAATAAATACAAAGCCAGCTAGAAAGGAAGATGAGAGTAACTTGCCAGatgaagagaaagagaacAGGATGAAGCAGTTTGTTAAGcgtaatgaaaaaactttgaagGAATTTGGTATGCTGCGGAGGTATGACGATAGTAAGAAATATCTCCAGGACCACCCAGATTTGGTTTGCGAAAATACGGCGAATTACTTGGTCATTTGGTGTATCAACTTGGAAATGGAAGAG AAACACGACCTAATGGAGCATGTAGCTCACCAGTGCATTTGCATGCAGTATATTCTTGAACTCTCCAAGCAGCTAGATGTCGACCCACGTGCCTGTGTCGGATCTTTCTTCAGTCGTATACAAATCGCTGaggttgaatataaaaattccttTGATGACGAACTGAAGTCCTTTAAGGAAAGGATTCGCAAGAGAGCGGCAGAAAAAGTAGCTGAGGCACTAAAAGAAGCCGAAGAGGAAGAACGAAAGAGTCGCCTTGGTCCTGGAGGTCTAGATCCGGTCCAAGTGTTTCAAGAACTTCCTGAG GCCTTACAAAAGTGCTTTGAGGCACAGGATATACCGTTGTTGCAACAGACGATAGCATCAATGCCAGAAGAGGAAGCAAGGTACCACATGAAACGATGCATCGATAGCGGACTATGGGTCCCAGATGCAAAGGCTGCTAAAGAACaacaggaagaagaagaagccaTCGGAACTCCAGACcctgaataa
- the Ero1L gene encoding ero1-like protein, protein MWLSNSVIVILFLFPTFGVDANYFGTSNDNDDQCFCKLKGSIDDCSCSVDTVDHFNNMKIYPRLRSLLVKDYFRFYKVNLKQECPFWSDDSRCAIRYCHVEPCQDEDIPAGLKGDVSRHNHYNENPADKYSAPRPLEDCERSSQDYNKELGYLNTTISVKNYEEFEMWQKHDDAVDNFCVSETSPGEYVDLLLNPERYTGYRGPSAHRIWRSIYMENCFRPEKSTRNFVQSKMNGMCLEKRVFYRVVSGLHSSINIHLCSKYLLSEKDSLETVSAGAQWGPNLSELQRRFSPETTGGEGPTWLKNLYFIYLLELRALAKAAPYLLREEYYTGNDEDDRDTRLAVHDFLNVVRSFPDHFNESVMFNGGAQDKALKEEFRQHFRNISRIMDCVGCDKCKLWGKLQIHGLGTALKILFSGKFDRWEPTLDDITKQQFYLERSEIVALINAFGRLSDSVFELEMFRQMMR, encoded by the exons ATGTGGCTGTCAAATTCAGTGATCGTTATTTTGTTCTTATTCCCAACGTTCGGTGTCGACGCTAATTACTTCGGGACAAGCAATGATAACGATGACCAATGTTTCTGTAAG CTCAAAGGATCCATAGATGACTGTAGTTGCAGCGTGGATACAGTCGATCATTtcaataatatgaaaatatatccgAGGTTAAGGAGTCTATTGGTTAAGGATTACTTCAGATTTTACAAAGTCAACTTGAAACAAGAATGTCCTTTCTGGTCAGATGACAGCAGATGTGCGATACGCTACTGTCATGTAGAACCATGCCAAGAT gaaGATATACCAGCTGGACTGAAAGGAGATGTATCTAGGCATAATCATTACAACGAAAATCCAGCCGATAAGTACAGTGCTCCTAGACCGCTAGAAGACTGCGAAAGAAGTTCTCAAGACTATAACAAAGAGCTTGGATATTTAAACACGACGATTAG tgtaaaaaattatgaggAATTTGAAATGTGGCAAAAGCACGACGACGCTGTCGATAATTTCTGTGTGAGTGAAACAAGTCCTGGTGAATATGTTGATTTGTTGCTAAATCCTGAAAGGTATACAGGCTATAGGGGCCCCAGTGCTCATAGAATATGGAGAAGTATCTATATGGAAAATTGCTTCag GCCAGAGAAGTCTACTCGCAACTTTGTACAATCAAAAATGAACG GAATGTGCTTAGAGAAGAGAGTCTTCTATAGAGTTGTATCAGGGTTACACTCGAGCATCAACATTCACCTGTGCTCCAAGTATTTATTGTCAGAAAAGGATAGTTTGGAAACTGTGTCAGCTGGTGCTCAATGGGGTCCAAATTTGTCGGAACTACAGAGGAGATTCTCTCCGGAAACAACTGGAGGCGAAGGACCAACttggctgaaaaatttgtatttcatttaTCTGCTTGAATTAAGAGCATTGGCGAAGGCTGCGCCTTATTTATTGAGAGAAGAATATTATACTGGTAATGACGAGGATGATCGCGATACCAGATTGGCTGTTCATGATTTCTTGAATGTCGTAAG GTCATTTCCTGATCACTTCAACGAAAGTGTTATGTTCAATGGAGGAGCACAGGATAAAGCGTTGAAAGAAGAGTTTAGAcaacatttcagaaatatatCAAGGATTATGGACTGCGTTGGTTGCGACAAGTGCAAACTCTGGGGAAAGTTGCAGATCCATGGATTGGGAACggcattgaaaatattattttctggAAAGTTTGATAGATGGGAACCAACATTGGATGATATTACAAAGCAACAGTTTTATCTTGAGAGAAGTGAAATAGTTGCATTGATCAACGCTTTTGGAAG GTTGTCTGACAGTGTTTTCGAACTGGAAATGTTCCGACAAATGATGAGATAG